AGTAGCAATGATTCATGTACAAGGTGACTGTACTTAGTTTGAGTTGTCGCTTAGGGGTTGAAGATAAGATTCCCACATTTGCATTTCCAGCTCATGGGCTTGTAGTTTGAGTTGTCGCTGTCCCTCGCATAGGCAATGCTGTTGGAcgctttgttgttgttgttgacagTGTGGTTCTTATTTCCATTTGTGATTTGGGGATTTGTCGGAACCTGGATGGCTTCACAGTGTCCGCAAGAACCACATCTTTTTTCACACCTAGGTGGCCTTGACCCAATTTGTGATCTCAACATTGCTCTCTTTTCACTCTCTATCTACGtacaacacaaaaaaaaatactatcaaACACTACTCTAATCAGGAAAATAAAAAAACGTAAACATTGTGTAAATTTTACCTGGCTATCCCCATGACGGTGAGTATCAAGCAATTTTCTTCCTGCAAAATGAAAATGAATTAGACTAAGTTGCTCTTTGGAGAACACAATAGGATGAAAGTGGAAAGTTGTGCTCGAGTGTTcaatattgaaataatttttgaggTTTTCGCAGACTTTGTCCGTGTCAACAAACACTTCTAAATACTttagtgtgtgtgtgtgagctAGAAAGCAGAGTACTCTGTTTTTGTGAACAGAGGAGGCTAAGAAATATACCTTCAGCTTGGAATGTCAACTGGGATAAGCTTGAAATAGTAAGAATGAGAAGTGAAATTGTAAGAGAGCGAATTGTTTGGTGACATGTGAAATGCTGAGTCCAGcccatttcaaatttcaaaaggaATGATTGACTTGAAAGTGAATTTATCTCCTTTAGTTATAGATATAGGAGTTTGAGGGATTCTTGCAAAAAAGATACAGTAGATTTGATGTAAAATGAAAATGAAGCAAGAAAGGGAAAGGTGTGAGGATGGAGATGTGAGGAAAGAGTTTAAAAGtagatgatgaaaatgataagTAGTTGTTAATCAGATGTCGCCTTCCTTCTGTAATTGGGAGTGTGATGGAACGTGGGGAAGACAGAAGAGGATGAGTATTGCAGAAGGCTAGCCTTCAAGGGAAGAGCCTCAACAAC
The sequence above is a segment of the Solanum dulcamara chromosome 11, daSolDulc1.2, whole genome shotgun sequence genome. Coding sequences within it:
- the LOC129874036 gene encoding EPIDERMAL PATTERNING FACTOR-like protein 2 translates to MGWTQHFTCHQTIRSLTISLLILTISSLSQLTFQAEGRKLLDTHRHGDSQIESEKRAMLRSQIGSRPPRCEKRCGSCGHCEAIQVPTNPQITNGNKNHTVNNNNKASNSIAYARDSDNSNYKPMSWKCKCGNLIFNP